From one Candidatus Nezhaarchaeota archaeon genomic stretch:
- a CDS encoding thermosome subunit: protein MAVSAVPVLVLKEGTSRTVGRDAQRANIMAVKVIAEAVKTSLGPMGMDKMLVSSFGDVTITNDGATILKEMDIQHPAAKMMVEVAKAQDAEVGDGTTTAVVLAGELLKNSEELLDQDVHATVIMDGYRKAMSKALDILSEVAKSVDPTDKELLKKIALTTLSGKAAVASARDLLAELSVKAILQVARKTDGKYVVDIDDVKVEKKRGESLAETQLINGVVVDKEVVHPGMPKRVEKAKIALLECPLEVEKTEMTAKINITSPEQMKAFLDEEIRMLRSMVDKIASTGANVVLCEKGI from the coding sequence ATGGCTGTATCTGCAGTCCCGGTCCTCGTCCTAAAGGAGGGAACTTCGAGGACTGTTGGTAGAGATGCTCAGCGAGCCAATATAATGGCTGTGAAGGTGATCGCCGAAGCAGTCAAGACTTCGCTAGGACCCATGGGCATGGACAAGATGCTCGTCAGTAGCTTTGGAGATGTAACTATTACTAACGACGGCGCCACTATACTTAAGGAGATGGACATTCAGCATCCAGCGGCTAAGATGATGGTTGAGGTGGCGAAGGCTCAGGACGCCGAGGTCGGCGATGGAACCACGACGGCAGTAGTCTTAGCCGGCGAGCTCCTGAAGAACTCTGAGGAGCTCTTAGATCAGGATGTGCACGCTACGGTGATAATGGATGGCTACAGGAAGGCTATGAGCAAGGCGCTCGACATCCTCAGTGAGGTGGCTAAGTCAGTCGATCCTACTGATAAAGAATTGCTTAAAAAAATAGCTTTAACTACGCTCTCTGGCAAGGCGGCAGTGGCATCGGCTAGGGATCTTCTCGCTGAGCTGAGCGTTAAGGCTATTCTTCAAGTAGCTAGAAAGACCGACGGTAAGTACGTGGTCGACATCGACGACGTGAAGGTGGAGAAGAAGCGTGGTGAATCGCTGGCGGAGACCCAGCTTATTAACGGAGTGGTTGTTGATAAGGAGGTTGTTCATCCAGGCATGCCGAAGAGGGTAGAGAAGGCTAAGATAGCTCTACTAGAGTGCCCATTGGAAGTCGAGAAGACCGAGATGACTGCTAAGATTAACATAACGAGCCCTGAGCAGATGAAGGCCTTCCTAGATGAGGAGATCAGGATGTTGAGGAGCATGGTAGACAAGATAGCCTCCACCGGGGCTAATGTAGTGCTCTGCGAGAAGGGTATTGA
- a CDS encoding HAD family hydrolase produces the protein MRFSAVLFDLGGTLVGGSDTREAFMASVSSLVKLLKERGFKVSEREVAQVRLRNRDRFNQLRKTSLREVVGEVWMAEDLRSLGIEPSKDLVAEALKAHCEAILEHRFVYDDALRALEELSEMRVSMAVVSNASIHRLAEETLRRLGLSGFFKILVTSAQVGWRKPHPAMFIKALEGLGVSPSEAAFVGDDPVADIEGARGVGIEAVLIERRPQQLLAPTPPRLRISSLSSLTRTLSSL, from the coding sequence TTGAGGTTTTCAGCGGTCCTCTTTGACTTAGGGGGGACTTTAGTAGGCGGGTCTGATACCCGCGAGGCTTTCATGGCCTCAGTCAGCTCATTGGTGAAACTGCTTAAAGAGAGGGGCTTTAAGGTCAGTGAGCGCGAAGTCGCTCAAGTTAGGCTTAGGAATAGGGATAGGTTCAACCAACTTAGGAAGACCTCTTTGAGGGAGGTTGTTGGAGAGGTTTGGATGGCTGAGGATCTTAGGTCATTAGGCATAGAGCCTAGCAAGGATCTTGTGGCAGAGGCCTTAAAGGCGCACTGCGAGGCTATCTTAGAACATCGCTTTGTCTACGACGACGCTCTAAGAGCCCTTGAAGAACTCTCTGAGATGAGAGTGTCGATGGCAGTAGTCTCTAACGCAAGTATTCACCGACTGGCTGAAGAGACTCTACGTAGACTCGGCCTCTCGGGCTTCTTCAAGATACTCGTTACCTCAGCTCAAGTGGGGTGGAGGAAGCCTCACCCAGCGATGTTCATTAAGGCCCTAGAGGGCTTAGGCGTTAGCCCGAGCGAAGCTGCGTTTGTAGGCGATGACCCCGTCGCTGACATCGAAGGGGCCAGGGGGGTAGGTATAGAAGCTGTGCTAATTGAGCGTAGGCCTCAGCAACTTCTAGCGCCCACGCCGCCTAGGTTAAGGATAAGTTCTCTTAGCTCACTTACTAGGACGTTGTCGTCGCTTTAA